The nucleotide sequence ataagaacgtatgaaaaatattcaaatggactagaaaataaagaaaaaaccttttttgtgcaagagtcttctacgagtatggatttcaactctcaatgaaagcaccaatttgtggatgcaaatttcttcctcctcgatcttggacgattttgcacctacaaaacaattaacaccttaggttaagaccaagagcctcacgcgcccacgatgaatggggggggctttggccgaagaacctccgatgccaaagttagaatttagagagaaagagtgtttagagaattttgggatttttgccaaagtgttggaattagctttttggtgagaatgggagtatatttatagggataggaggtggctagggtttttaggtttaattagccaatttatttggctattaaacataaaatgaatgttttggtggttttttgtataattggctaataaaaaggaagaaatggtgggaaaaggtagaaaaaaggtaATGGATTAGGTTTTTCAATGGGATAGCCAGCCctcttgtgtttttaggtttgagtggatgtttcaaattgacaattaagggattgattaggtaattaatcccttaattagtcaattattatgattttatgaaatatgaaaggaataagtatattatttagctaattgattagctaaataatgaaatgggaaatatatgaataaattaggttttaagttgatacctattttgggcacttttgacttggttgaaaaaatgattctctactgctcgcgtgtaggaaacccggtatgcctcgagggtatttttgtcctcttttgtccaaaagtccacgtgtcgcctagtgaatatttttggctccacaaatgcccccacacctgttgggctgctcgcaaaaaagggcagcaggtgtagagatcttcttgctttaggaaacttaagactgcttcctattttgatgttgattctctctttaataggaaattagatccttctaggaaagggaaataaatttctctcaaagcctatttaactCCACCTTAAGTgagttattaaatcaactttggagagcaatttattctaccctacaagagagagatagcttaggaGGTGGAGGCTCTTGATAGAAGATTGGCATTGGAGTCGTTTTCAAAGTTAGTTTCTTCATGAACATCCTAATGTCAGCTTCTAGAGTTTCCTGTAAAAGAACAGACAACATTCATAATAAGAAAATCCCTCTCTGCAATCGCAGAAATCCCTCGGGTTTAAGGAAGCAAATAGAAAACGAAATGCTTtcctcccatctctctctctctctcacctctgTCCCATCTCCTGTCTGCAAATCGcagaaaagaaaccctaaacaaATCCCTGAAATCCCTCGCCTAAATCCTCCCACATTTCTCTCGGACACCcccctctttctctctgcaaaccctaaaccaaatctCCTAAATCCTATCTTTGACACCCCACATACAGCCAAGAAGCCAAGATATTAAAGCAATATCTACATAATACTTTGGAACAATGAAGTAAAATGGTACTTACTTGTTCCTTGTCCAAAACCGTTGGTGCCACCGCACTTTGTTATCAATTGTGGGTTGATCAAATCCTTCATGGCTTAGACTGCATGAAGAATTAGAAACTAAAAGATGAATATATGCCGTAAATCATCATATAAATGTAACTGCatttaaaaaaagaagggaatggAAAAATTGAATTCTATTTCATCAGTATGTAACTGCATGAAAAGTTACTTTGAATGCAGACTCGATCAATTTCCCCAAAGTCATTGTTAACTGAAAATCAATACCAAACCCATAAATACCACATTGAATTtggcaaaacccaaaaacaaaattgcaaaAATTTACTCATAATCACGGAAAAACATGAAACTTAAGCACCCATTTGGCCAAGTTAAAGGATAAAGGCACTCACATCATCGTATTACTCTTTGGGAAGATCTTCTATTATtggttcttcctttttcttgctCTTCCTCAGAACTGCCATAAAAACCCCAGAGAAGCACACgaattcagaaaagaaaatgtccaAAACTGCCATAAAAAAAATCCAGAAAGCATACAAATTTATCAGAAAGAAAAGTTCAaattacaaaaaccaaatgatgtgagTGAGTAGTGAGAGGTTGTGTTAGGCACCTGAAACACGTTTTGGTTTCAATTGAAAAGGCCAGAGCCATGCATGCGAGGAAGATGACGACAGGATTCCAGAGACAACATCCACATTCTTTTTTCATGGGTGAACTAACCACATCATATTATATACTAAAACGACATAAAAAATCATTCACAAACTCACAACAAAATAGAACAAAAAGATTCACAAAAGATTTGGGAGTTGGGACGCTaacaaaaacatttattttctaaacaaaTACACAACCGCTAATCTGGGTTTGGTCAGTTTGACTAAAACGGTGCGCTATTTTGCATCTAAATATAGTATATCgcttaaataaaattaaaaaaatatacacaTCCAATGCTTTTAGTCTAAAGCTAGAATTAGGAATAACTGAGTAAGTTAATGAAGGCAAAGCAGAGGGTAGGAAGCAGAACATACCAAGAGACCACTAGGCCATCGGGGCCGGTCTGCCGATAAATGCCGTGTACTGGTCGACAACGCCCAACGGAGTCGGCGCAGCAAAGAAGTAAAAGTCGAAACCACCCCCAATGACCTTGTAGGTGAGAGAATTCCCTCTGTAGAACACATCCATGCCATTGTTGTTGAGCAGCAGAACGGAGTGCGCGTAAGCCTCGTTGCCCACATTCCAGAGATCCATGTAAACTGGGTGGGACCCATACAAATCAGTGTTGAGATTGATCGCCGAGACGTCAGTGGTGAAGAGGATGTATGGATCGTTCGGGTAGAGCTTGATCCCGTGCGGCTGAGAGTTCTCTCCGAGGCCGTACAGGGAGGAGTCTTTCGGCAGTCGGGTGGATATCTCGAGGTACTGGTCCTTAAACACCAGTACTAGTCCAATAAAACGCTCTGctttattgattttcaattcatGTTCATTCGGGTCCCAAACAAGACTGAACGGCCCCGGAGCCGGGTTGTAGGTATCTACATATGATACAAGTGCCCAGATGTGGCCATCACTGCGGTTGACACCTAACTTCATACCCGGTAAAAATGTGTCTCCAGGATAATCACTTCGGCAGATCGAGGGTGATTTGAGATGTTTTCCAGCTAAATTGGACTTCGACCcaagtatgaaagttgttcctcttaTCGAGATCTTCATTCatgtaaaatttgggaattttaGAATTGTTGAATTCTTCGGCGAGTCAGGCCTGCCGACCACCTCGTGCTTCGGCGCATGGCCCTTTGGCCGCCGTCCTGTGGCGGCTCGTGCGGCGATGTATGCAGGAAAACCTGAGGTTCCTCCTTAGGTTTTTCGACGTACCAAACCCGAATCCGCCGTCCTTTTTCCAAAATTCTAACATTTtcatagagttttattaaacgACCTTTAATTGTGTTTAGGTGCATTGGTGGAATTGACCTCATGCTTGTTGGTTCGAGCAGCTTTCGGGCAATGGAAaacttgtgagtggaccccttctaaacttatatattgttataaaatattagcctagcatgcattccatatttcatgatttgaatatgatttataatatgcTTTATGGACTTTTATAATTATGGTTTACGAAATAGTTTGATTTATCGAAATTATGTTTTATTAGGTATTGAATTATTGGATTTGCATATATGGATTTCTATGGTTTTCGAATACGATTTATATTACGGTTTTACGAACATGAATTATTTTATGGATTTCATTAATACAATTTATCTTGGATTTATGAGATGAGACTTTGAGCTAGTGAGCTCCGGGTTTGATATGagttttgagatatgtttttggtacttatctagtgggttatcatacggCACATCCGCACACCACGGGTATAGATGTGTATGGCCATAGGTCACAGATGATGAGGAGGAGTAAGAGATATATTATATACCCCCAGTTCACTGTCGAAAGCAGTGTCAGATAACTTCACTAGCCATGGCTAGTGTCGGTATGGATGTTATGCTATTtcatacagcttcaccttcgggtgatagACAAGTTATttagcttcaccttcgggtgatggacaagTACTACCTTCGGGCAACTATGATAGCCTTAGTTTCACTGACAAGATTTACAGATTTGCCTTCGGGCGACAACATTTTCATTATCAAATATTGGATTTTACATATCTACCTTCTAAATGGATtttcatggcatgctagggtttttcataaaatttatatgtagtattatatatgttttcaaaacaaGGGGTTATTATATTCATAAATAAAATGTTTtcctattattagtattattaatataaactttggtccactcacattttcaatttttgcgCCTCCTCAGGAGTTAGGATCGAGGCACATGATCCTGGCATCATGGCGTGTTGATATAGGTATCCTTGAATCTTCTCAGTGTAGGTATCATTCCCTTATTCATATCTTTTTATAGTGATTCTTCCCTATTATTTctaattagttgtatgctctgaacacattCCCTCCATGGACTCTGGAGGCATGTAACCACTGCAccaaatggaaaaagaaaaaatagtaaGTATACTTATCTGTAAAAATGCGTGTTTAGCAATCAAAAGGGGAAGACCATGTCAATGTGATGCCGAAATACTTACCGTGTCCCGACAATCTTGCTAGTGTTTGCTTCCAATTCATTTTGGGTGCAAATCCTTGCCAGaccaaaatctgaaatttttgggttcatgttttcATCAAGTAGTAtgtgttcgtggcaggaatttccgccGGGGATGCTTTCctggccaacgagcacacagctcccctgggaggtCGGCGCCGGTTGAGGCTGCTGTCAGGCTTCTACTTCGCGGTCGGGCTTTCTCGGGCAAGacttgtcgggcaagtctcgtcgggcaagactcttcgggtaaggctcttcgggcaaggctgaaagagaaggacaacattaactttgagaggtgcctttgtggggccttaggtgtaggccttgaggctcacaatcaaggttaacatttaagtgctcaggcgtgccactgccatctttagcatggcagatgtagaatggTTGTCGtgctttagttgtatatatgtatgtatccaagaaaccgtgttagttataacaagtgcctttgtggggccttaggtttaggccttgaggcttcccataaataactaaaccagtgctcgaacacatcatatttattCTTGCGATTGtaggagttttctaactattatacttctgattacccgaatccaagaagtagaatgaacccaaataggtgcctttgtggggccttaggtgtaggccttgaggcttcccatcagagttcattcttatacttagactctttagatcgcagaacggaatgaatccaaatggatgcctttgtggggccttaggtgtaggccttgaggctttccatcagaatccattccatgctcaagcgttctatggaaatcatgatataatagaaacaaaaccaagaggtaggtcgattacttgcgccccaagtaacttcggacttctcgtttatcaaggattgtcgtggatgggttgagtccacataaagttcttttttatgccttgaggccaaggacttttaaactaatcattttttacatgcccgagggcttaggacttggatctgatttaaatactgaagatatattcaaatcggatccaagtactgagaaaactttgtcatcgtgattttgctagaaacaacttgcatataactggaagtatacaacatattgctagattTTAAAGAAAGacaagacaaagacagagcaaagcaggtcgggcaagattaaaccttatcaattaaggctgatcgtcttgcaggtccctatctttgtagttttgtcaaaggtctgaaagcttagagggggaGAGGGGGAAAGGAGAATATAAAAGGTGAATCAATACTACAACAAGttcgaacaaggtagcagagctattacagaggttgggagaaaagattatcccgcgggggatgaaggcttgtcccgaatgggatgaaggcttgggctgactacagcttcgttttgaaaggcaaatctggcttttttagcagagtttgtgcttttgtttgtttgattgagtgtctttattcctgtcttctcttcctccttttatagacgactcggTTTGGCTCCTGTAGCGACAGCTTTGCCTgaatgcggtctgagggtgatgactcatcagctttattacatgtaatgccaccataaagtactttatgggctgtgcagtctgatcagtctacaccacttggtccttgggtaggtaggcaagtggcccttatgaattgtatcaagtcagaaaaaGCCCTTTCCTGTTTTCCTAAGTTTCGGCCGGGCCTTGATCTTCTATTCCtccaggcctccttttgggccgactccatccttgggccaaaaatcaagttttaatccaaacagtgcccccttcaattaatgTGAAGGTTGGAATCCCAGGCGTCGACATTGATTGAATACCCGCATGCATGCATATCCGTCCTTGGGAATTTATGCTTCCGGTGCCCTTTGCTCTTCTCACGACCCTTGAACTGTCCTTTGGGCCCTATAAAATCTAGCTCGGGACTTCTCCTATCAAACTACCAAATCCCCTTTAGCTCTGGCCTTCAACTTCCATCCATCTTGAGCGTTCTTGTCTCCTCTTAGAAACTGAGAAATGGGTTCCTCAGGTTTTGAGTGGAGTTTCCTAAAACTCCCCTTTCGCGAGAAAATGAGGTTTCACCTGATGActgctatctccaacacccttggtcaacCACCCctctatctccaacacccttggttaGGCGGCTTCCTCTTGATGGTTTGTCTTCCCGCAAGCTGCGGCGATAAGTCGGGCTTCACCATCACATATGGTGACAGCCCCGTCGGAGGATCCTCTACCAAGCGcatgttggccgcacaacccgatcacccGATTGGGTTCCATCCCTGAAGACATCGGGAAACCAGCTGAAGACACCACCATATTCAGAGAGAATCAAATGTAATACATAGGATTGAAATTCtgtaaatttcatcaatttgtcGACATGAAATAAATACTATTTTAGCAATTTCTGTCTTTCTGCcttctttgaatgtttgatgaACAAAAACACTGCATATGAGACTCCCGAAGCCTGTTTCACTCTGCCCCCTCTTCAATGtaacaatccctaacatcccataatgtaggacaatatttttttaagaatctaacattaatgggatgtttcTGCCCATTTCCTTCGAGGTCCGCTAGGTAGTATCCTCCTTTATTCAAAACTCGACTAATaatgaaaggaccttcccatgtcgggctccactTTCCAAAACCCCGAAGCTGAGCTCCCAGCGGGAGGACTGTTTTCCATACTACATCTCCCTCTTTGAAAGACTTTACCTTCACCTtcttgttataagctcgggcaacagctATCTTTCCTTCTTGAtctggttcaaggcttcaattcgggctgcATCCAGGTCTTCAataccttgacacatggcttcgatataTTCTGCACTATGTaacccaaattggttttgaattcttaCGGAACTAACGTTGATCTCCATGGggagcactgcatcttgcccgaacgTCAAGGCATAAGGAGTTGTGCCTGTTCCCGCTCTTTTGGAAGTCCTGTATGCCTACAACGTATTCCCCAGCATCTCGTCCCATTTTTCTGGACTATCTATCACCATTCTTTTAATAATGTTGACCAGGATCTTGTTGCTAgcttcggcctgcccatttgACTGAAGGTAGTACGGACTggattggatcatctttatcttgtacttgcttgcaaactcctcgacttcttttgaaataaaagatggcccatgGTCTGTTACTATAGTCTCGGGCACCCCATATCTGTGCAGGATCTTGGTCTCGATAAAATTCTTGACTACGgcggaagttatggattttactgctgatgcttccacccacttggtgaagtaatccgttgcTACAATTATAAAAGTATGCCCTTTACTAGAAGCTGGATAAATTTGCCTGATGAAGTCCATCGCCCATCCTCGGAacggccaaggcttgaccactggattCAAAGGCACTGAAGGCACGTGTTGGAGAGGTCCATGCctctgacattcttcacaacCGCGGGCATAAGACTTGTAATCCTTTTCCATatcgggccagaaataaccgtACCTTCTGAGTAGCCATCTCATCTTTGTCCCTGCTTAATGTGCTCCACATATTccctcatgtacttcggccatcaCTCTCATGGATTCTTCTTGGCCTAAGCATTTTAGTAGTAATCCATCTGGGGTTTTTCTTAGCAGGTTcttcgcccataagacataTTTGGTTGCTTGCTGCCTATTCTTCTTACTTGTAGGTGAAGAGGGatccttcaaatgatgaatgatgggtGCCCTCCAATCTTCCATCTTGGTTTctagaaccattacatccaAACTAAATCCCCTGTCTAAGATGGAAGGAAGGTTTCTTGTTTGGATCTCGACATCTATTCCATACTTTCTTTCCTGTATTGGCACTCCTGAGGCTAGTTGCGCCATTTCATTGGCTGCTAAGTTAGACCCcctaggaatatgattaactgaTATCTCAGACTCACAGAAACTCAACAATTGTGTTGCTGCCATATAGTACCCCGCCatagtgatatgtctgcacttgaacttgccatttagctggtttattaccaactctgaatcaccaaagacTTCTACTTCTGCTGCCCCCAAATCCAACAGGATTTCTAGACCAATAATCaaggcctcatactctgcccgattattAGTATTTTCTTGGTAATCGAGCAGGaatgagtaataatgataaacccCTTGAGGATTTATAATCACAATCCCAGCCCATGCAGCCTTCTGAGTGTGGGATCCATCGAAATACAACTTCCAATGAGTAATCCAGAGGCCCGTTACTcttcttatctcttgctggatccaatcttctttgcccgaaacatcacttcttggtgggaTCCAAACGCTAGTAACCTCCAAACTTCCCGGGATATTGATTACCTCACTTTGAGGTTCCTGATGTTCGGTCAGCAAGTCAGCAATTGCCTGGCCTTTGACTGCCCTTTGGGGTACATATTGAAAACTGAATTTTGATagtgctagaatccacttcccaattcttCCTGCTAGCATAGGCTTTGACAACatatactttatcacatctattttggcgatgatgtgcacgtgacaaggtaacatatAATGCCTTAGCTTGTTGGCAGTAAAATATAGAGCCAAACACAATCTCTCCACCGGaaaatatcttgtttctacctcggtcaaAATTCTGCTGAGGTAGTATACGGCCTGCTCATTTCCAccttcattattttgggctagCAAACTCCCAATTGATTTTTCCGAAGCAGAAATATACAGCTTCAATGgctttcccctttgaggtggtacCAACACTGGTGGAGAAGTTAGGTAGGCCTTGATGCTGTCAAATGCCTGCTGGTGGGTCGGCCCCCACTCGAAattctctttatctttcaatCTTAGTAGAGGAGTTAGCGGTTGGATTTTGCCCgctaaattggcaatgaatctcctcaagaagttgaTTTTGCCTAGTAGCCTTTGAAGCTGTACTTTGTTGGTGGGTGGAGGTGACTCCAATATTGCCCGAGACTTGTTCTTGTCCACTTCCACACCTCTCTGATGCACCAagaatcccaagaagttgcccgctcttactccaaatacgcacttctttggattcatcttcaatttgtggatcCGCATCCTTATCAATGCTTGCCTGAGATCTACTAGATGCTGCTCTTCTGTTTTAGATTTCACCACGATGTCGTCGATATATACCTCTATGCTCTGGCCAATTAgatcatgaaaaatggcattcattgccctttgatATGTTGCGccagcattcttgagcccgaaGGGCATGACCAGATACTCATATGCCCTCACATGACCAggacacctaaaagctgttttatgaaTATCATCTGGAGCCATCTTTATCTAATTATATctggcatttccatccataaaagataaaactttatgctttgctactgcatctatggataaattagccatgggcatgggatattcaTCTTTTGGCGTAGCACTATTAATGTTTCTATAgtcaacacaacatcgtactgcttttgttatagcttttaaaacgggtacaatgttggctagcCATTCCACGTATTTGGCCGGTCTGATAAAGCCAGCTTTTACCAGCCTTTCgatctcttctttgaccttttcttctatctccttcgACATCCTCCGTGGTGCTTGCTTAACAGGCttatatccttccttgatgggcattctatgttccaccaaggcTGGATCTAACCCTGGCATCTCGgcataatgccaagcaaaacaatcgttgaattcttgcaaaagacaaATGATCATTGCCCGATCAACAATTCCCAATAAACCACTGATTTGTATTGGTCTTGGATCCTCCTCCGTgcctagatcaataacttccaaaGGATCCTGAACTTCTGGTGATGgcttatcaggttctgcacaTAAAAATTCGACCAACTCTGGCTCTCGGGCAAGTTGTCTGGCTCGTCTAGATCATATATGCATTCAGCCATTTGAATGGCCCTATCCAATTCCTCTTTGCAAGATTCCTCTCAATTTCCATGCTGGCTGGTTGAAGCTTCTTCCTGCCATTCTTGCTATTCCTGCTCcctttcttgtcttcttccctTCCCATATACCAGcagtcttttaatcagggatctaactgccatgacctgatctttcttcttttgttcagtcattgatggtgtagggAATTTGGTATGAGACAAGGTTTATCCCACTCCTCCTtagtaaggagcattccttgttccaaaagcttttgggccgtcaccttggtagggcggccgttcttATCAGCTCCTGAACATTTCAAGATTCCtacgttgggattgtagaaacttgcttccgCAACATTGGCTGAGGGGAGGAacggccgtgattcggcctctactaTTTCCCAAAAGCTTGGTCCTTCAGTACCTGCCTCATGATATACAGCtacttgttgatgaagagtggaatgtatggctaaactttggtggatccaatctcttccgaGTAAGGCTCCGTAAGTGGAGgtgcagtccaccacaaagaatgccagcatTATCTTTTTGGATCCCAAGTCCACCTCCAAAGGTAATATCCCATGAGTCTTAGTGATAGCACCTGAGAAGCTAGAGACCGTAAGGTCCGTGGGAATAAGATCTTCCGTACCTCTCCCAATCTTTCTCATCTGCTTGGCCGGTAACACGTTAACAGCTGCTCCTCCATCaattaaaattcttttgaagGGTACACCTTCCAAGTGAGCTGAAACATATATAGGCTTCAGATGGTTGGCCAACGAAATACTCGGGCGGCTGAACACCATCTCGTCTGTGTAAATCCTTAGAAGACCACCCTTGGATACTTCTGAGGGTTCAGCCTTGCCCGAGACTTGTTCTTCAGCTATCTCCACATTGACTTGTGCCATCATTGGCTCCGTTGTTAAGTAATCACCCTCCATAGTAGCAGGCTGATCAGGTCTGGCACCAAACGTGGCGGATAATACATACGCCATGTTGATGTGGAAATTACTGGGCTCGAGTACATCCTCCTTCTTGCTCCCAATTTGGTCCATGAATTCATCTAACCAGGCCATCGCATCGGCTGGAAGTAGTGGTTCTGGTATCCCTTCCTGTTGTGGTTGATCCATGCCCTCGTACAGCGTTTGTTTTGGAACTTCACCAAAGGGATCCACGAATGGCAGAGAAAGTGGTCTTCTTTCAGATGCAACAGTTCCCATGTGAATAGGCTCCGGCTTCCACCCAGGAGTTGATACCATGATCagatcttcttgagctcttctCAATATCCTATACTTCCCAGGATGTTGGCTCTGCGGCACATGATCCCCCACACCCTCTGCTTTGCTATTGGCTTTC is from Malus sylvestris chromosome 5, drMalSylv7.2, whole genome shotgun sequence and encodes:
- the LOC126624545 gene encoding putative alpha-xylosidase 2, which codes for MKISIRGTTFILGSKSNLAGKHLKSPSICRSDYPGDTFLPGMKLGVNRSDGHIWALVSYVDTYNPAPGPFSLVWDPNEHELKINKAERFIGLVLVFKDQYLEISTRLPKDSSLYGLGENSQPHGIKLYPNDPYILFTTDVSAINLNTDLYGSHPVYMDLWNVGNEAYAHSVLLLNNNGMDVFYRGNSLTYKVIGGGFDFYFFAAPTPLGVVDQYTAFIGRPAPMA